A genomic window from Chaetodon auriga isolate fChaAug3 chromosome 13, fChaAug3.hap1, whole genome shotgun sequence includes:
- the LOC143330726 gene encoding uncharacterized protein LOC143330726: MTMDQGLVVVMDLAMDQDTDMVMGMNTGTVIVMVLGTGTGLDMVMVMGMSTGTDMVMGMSTGMGTGTVMGMSTGTGTVTVMGMSTGTGTGTVTVMGMSTGTGTGTGMGTGTGTVMVLGMATGTRMVTCMSSATRKEARVTGPPAAPAAATPTR; encoded by the exons ATGACCATGGACCAGGGCCTGGTTGTGGTTATGGATCTGGCCATGGACCAGGACACGGACATGGTCATGGGCATGAACACGGGCACGGTCATAGTCATGGTCCTGGGCACGGGCACGGGCCTGGACATGGTCATGGTCATGGGCATGAGCACGGGCACGGACATGGTCATGGGCATGAGCACGGGCATGGGCACGGGCACGGTCATGGGCATGAGCACGGGCACGGGCACGGTCACGGTCATGGGCATGAGCACGGGCACGGGCACGGGCACGGTCACGGTCATGGGCATGAGCACGGGCACGGGCACGGGCACGGGCATGGGTACGGGTACGGGTACAGTCATGGTCCTGGGCATGGCCACAGGCACACGTATGGTCACGTGCATGTCCAGTGCCACAAGAAAGGAGGCACGAGTCACGGG tcctccagcagctcctgcagcagcgACTCCGACTAGATGA